In Elusimicrobiota bacterium, the following are encoded in one genomic region:
- the coaE gene encoding dephospho-CoA kinase (Dephospho-CoA kinase (CoaE) performs the final step in coenzyme A biosynthesis.), producing MKTKKNYLIIGLTGGIASGKSTAVKIFGRLGAKIIDSDKISRDIVKPKSKIWKKIIKCLGPDVLGKNKTINRKKLGHLVFNNPSKRRVLEKITHPEIIRQITKRIEKIKDSGNNSIIIVDAPLLFEAKLDKITDKTIVVWCPRKCQVQRLKARNKLNNTEINNRLRSQIPLNRKKRMADFVIDNSGKNKKMIQKQIRILWENLSNRI from the coding sequence ATGAAAACCAAAAAAAATTACCTAATTATAGGTCTAACGGGCGGAATAGCCAGCGGGAAATCAACCGCAGTGAAGATATTTGGCCGGCTGGGTGCAAAAATAATTGATTCTGACAAAATTTCAAGAGATATAGTAAAGCCAAAATCAAAAATCTGGAAAAAGATCATTAAATGTTTGGGGCCGGACGTGCTCGGAAAAAACAAAACAATCAACAGGAAGAAACTCGGCCATTTAGTTTTTAATAATCCTTCAAAAAGAAGAGTATTAGAAAAAATTACTCACCCGGAAATTATCCGGCAAATAACGAAAAGAATTGAAAAAATCAAGGATTCTGGCAATAATAGTATAATTATAGTAGATGCCCCGCTTTTATTTGAAGCAAAACTTGACAAAATAACGGATAAAACGATAGTTGTATGGTGTCCCAGGAAATGCCAGGTGCAAAGGTTGAAGGCTAGAAATAAGTTGAATAACACTGAAATTAATAATCGTTTAAGATCTCAAATTCCATTAAATAGAAAGAAAAGAATGGCTGATTTTGTTATAGATAATTCCGGAAAAAACAAAAAAATGATTCAAAAACAAATAAGAATTCTTTGGGAAAATTTATCAAACCGCATATAA
- a CDS encoding YggS family pyridoxal phosphate-dependent enzyme: protein MLKDRIENIRQRIEYICRKKGINSRSVTLVIATKTIDIARIKEVISLGIKDIGESRIQEAQQKFSEISLSGVKKHLIGHLQSNKAKKAVELFDLIQSLDSIELAKEIDKQAQKINKVQDCLLEIKVSEEETKFGLSPDKVQLFLKEVGDLKNIRLRGLMTMAPYFKDPQMTGPYFRKAKEIFNNISSVRIYPSFDVLSMGMSDDFEVAVEEGSTMVRIGTAIFG from the coding sequence ATGTTAAAGGATAGAATTGAAAATATCAGGCAAAGAATTGAATATATTTGCCGAAAAAAGGGCATAAATAGCAGATCCGTAACGCTTGTTATTGCCACTAAAACCATAGATATAGCAAGAATTAAAGAGGTCATTTCCCTAGGAATAAAAGATATAGGCGAAAGCCGGATACAAGAAGCCCAGCAAAAATTTTCCGAAATATCGTTATCAGGTGTCAAGAAACATCTTATAGGACATTTACAGAGCAATAAAGCTAAAAAGGCAGTCGAGCTTTTTGACCTGATACAGTCTCTTGACAGTATAGAGCTGGCAAAAGAGATAGATAAACAAGCTCAAAAAATTAATAAAGTTCAGGATTGTCTTTTAGAGATAAAAGTTTCTGAAGAAGAGACCAAGTTTGGTCTCAGCCCGGACAAAGTACAGTTATTTCTAAAGGAAGTAGGAGATTTAAAAAATATCCGGCTGCGCGGCCTTATGACAATGGCCCCTTATTTCAAAGACCCGCAGATGACCGGACCGTATTTCAGGAAGGCTAAGGAAATATTTAATAATATCAGTTCAGTGAGAATTTATCCTAGTTTTGACGTGCTTTCAATGGGTATGTCTGATGATTTTGAGGTGGCTGTTGAAGAAGGCTCGACGATGGTCAGAATAGGAACAGCTATTTTTGGATAA